A stretch of Labrus bergylta chromosome 19, fLabBer1.1, whole genome shotgun sequence DNA encodes these proteins:
- the LOC110000058 gene encoding tyrosine-protein kinase STYK1 isoform X1, whose translation MSSNTSSDNLCASDDKLCIAKEHDLAVIIVPVLLLLGFLLTLLSLCIVKYCPERRPTRIKTHQSYHSSTHRHTHTQRPSRRDHLRGIDAPPGINPLEHEALPMSVQEVQQNVRPTLAAVPQMSTEGHNRGFSQVTALPLHFSIDPDNKVGLYRARMENRDVILRVLKETANSSEKQHFFGFASFVSGLGPHPFLPALLGVVSEPPMIVVEELQHRDLLGYLWRCRQENSSSQSSCEMTEKRIFTMAGQVASALEYLHSQGCIHGNVGARSVLVGGDLTAKLWGLGSAHRRRTQANVGAGEDVEMKKWQAPEVLGRRAVSQSSDVWSFGILLYEMVTLGDPPFAQLMATELLQYLQRGKHLKRPTACSNSLYSLIRSCCRWNPQQRFSTSELIGTLQAGERSANGTNVIRVPEPMNIERYLRETGYGETHNYAVL comes from the exons ATGTCATCCAACACCTCCAGCGATAATCTGTGCGCATCGGATGACAAGCTCTGCA tAGCAAAAGAGCATGACCTGGCCGTGATCATCGTCCCCGTGCTGCTCCTCCTGGGCTTCCTCCTCACCCTACTCTCCTTGTGCATAGTGAAGTATTGTCCTGAACGGAGGCCCACACGGATCAAGACACATCAAAGCTACCACAGCTCAacgcacaggcacacacacacacaaaggcccaGCCGCAGAGATCACCTGCGGGGCATTGATG CTCCCCCAGGGATTAACCCACTGGAACATGAAGCGCTGCCAATGTCAGTTCAAGAAGTGCAGCAGAATGTCAGGCCAACTCTGGCTGCAGTACCGCAGATGTCCACAGAGGGGCACAACAGAGGCTTCAGCCAAGTCACTGCCTTGCCGTTACACTTCTCCATCGACCCTGATAACAAAGTCGGCCTGTACAGAGCTCGCATGGAGAACAGGGACGTCATTCTGAGGGTGCTGAAAG AAACAGCAAACAGCAGTGAGAAGCAGCACTTCTTTGGTTTTGCTTCGTTCGTGTCAGGACTGGGGCCACACCCCTTCCTACCAGCGCTGCTCGGTGTGGTTTCAGAGCCTCCGATGATAGtggtggaggagctgcagcacagagaccTGCTGGGCTACCTGTGGAGATGTCGACAG GAAAACTCCAGTTCACAGTCTTCATGTGAGATGACGGAGAAGAGGATCTTCACGATGGCAGGACAGGTGGCCTCTGCTCTG GAGTACCTGCACAGTCAGGGCTGTATCCATGGCAACGTGGGAGCTCGCAGTGTTCTGGTTGGTGGAGATCTGACAGCCAAGCTGTGGGGATTGGGCTCGGCCCACCGCAGGAGGACACAGGCCAACGTGGGAGCGGGAGAGGACGTGGAGATGAAGAAGTGGCAGGCCCCCGAGGTGCTGGGCAGGAGAGCTGTCAGTCAGAGCAGTGATGT GTGGTCTTTTGGTATCCTGCTCTATGAAATGGTCACATTAG GTGACCCACCGTTTGCTCAGCTCATGGCGACTGAACTCTTGCAGTATCtacagagaggaaaacatctCAAGCGGCCAACAGCCTGCTCCAACTCCCT GTACTCCTTAATCCGGTCCTGTTGCCGTTGGAACCCCCAGCAACGATTCTCAACGTCGGAGCTGATTGGAACACTTCAGGCGGGAGAGCGATCAGCCAATGGGACGAATGTGATTAGAGTGCCAGAACCAATGAACATCGAAAGATACCTGAGGGAGACGGGATATGGAGAAACCCACAACTATGCtgttctctga
- the LOC110000058 gene encoding tyrosine-protein kinase STYK1 isoform X2, giving the protein MSSNTSSDNLCASDDKLCTKEHDLAVIIVPVLLLLGFLLTLLSLCIVKYCPERRPTRIKTHQSYHSSTHRHTHTQRPSRRDHLRGIDAPPGINPLEHEALPMSVQEVQQNVRPTLAAVPQMSTEGHNRGFSQVTALPLHFSIDPDNKVGLYRARMENRDVILRVLKETANSSEKQHFFGFASFVSGLGPHPFLPALLGVVSEPPMIVVEELQHRDLLGYLWRCRQENSSSQSSCEMTEKRIFTMAGQVASALEYLHSQGCIHGNVGARSVLVGGDLTAKLWGLGSAHRRRTQANVGAGEDVEMKKWQAPEVLGRRAVSQSSDVWSFGILLYEMVTLGDPPFAQLMATELLQYLQRGKHLKRPTACSNSLYSLIRSCCRWNPQQRFSTSELIGTLQAGERSANGTNVIRVPEPMNIERYLRETGYGETHNYAVL; this is encoded by the exons ATGTCATCCAACACCTCCAGCGATAATCTGTGCGCATCGGATGACAAGCTCTGCA CAAAAGAGCATGACCTGGCCGTGATCATCGTCCCCGTGCTGCTCCTCCTGGGCTTCCTCCTCACCCTACTCTCCTTGTGCATAGTGAAGTATTGTCCTGAACGGAGGCCCACACGGATCAAGACACATCAAAGCTACCACAGCTCAacgcacaggcacacacacacacaaaggcccaGCCGCAGAGATCACCTGCGGGGCATTGATG CTCCCCCAGGGATTAACCCACTGGAACATGAAGCGCTGCCAATGTCAGTTCAAGAAGTGCAGCAGAATGTCAGGCCAACTCTGGCTGCAGTACCGCAGATGTCCACAGAGGGGCACAACAGAGGCTTCAGCCAAGTCACTGCCTTGCCGTTACACTTCTCCATCGACCCTGATAACAAAGTCGGCCTGTACAGAGCTCGCATGGAGAACAGGGACGTCATTCTGAGGGTGCTGAAAG AAACAGCAAACAGCAGTGAGAAGCAGCACTTCTTTGGTTTTGCTTCGTTCGTGTCAGGACTGGGGCCACACCCCTTCCTACCAGCGCTGCTCGGTGTGGTTTCAGAGCCTCCGATGATAGtggtggaggagctgcagcacagagaccTGCTGGGCTACCTGTGGAGATGTCGACAG GAAAACTCCAGTTCACAGTCTTCATGTGAGATGACGGAGAAGAGGATCTTCACGATGGCAGGACAGGTGGCCTCTGCTCTG GAGTACCTGCACAGTCAGGGCTGTATCCATGGCAACGTGGGAGCTCGCAGTGTTCTGGTTGGTGGAGATCTGACAGCCAAGCTGTGGGGATTGGGCTCGGCCCACCGCAGGAGGACACAGGCCAACGTGGGAGCGGGAGAGGACGTGGAGATGAAGAAGTGGCAGGCCCCCGAGGTGCTGGGCAGGAGAGCTGTCAGTCAGAGCAGTGATGT GTGGTCTTTTGGTATCCTGCTCTATGAAATGGTCACATTAG GTGACCCACCGTTTGCTCAGCTCATGGCGACTGAACTCTTGCAGTATCtacagagaggaaaacatctCAAGCGGCCAACAGCCTGCTCCAACTCCCT GTACTCCTTAATCCGGTCCTGTTGCCGTTGGAACCCCCAGCAACGATTCTCAACGTCGGAGCTGATTGGAACACTTCAGGCGGGAGAGCGATCAGCCAATGGGACGAATGTGATTAGAGTGCCAGAACCAATGAACATCGAAAGATACCTGAGGGAGACGGGATATGGAGAAACCCACAACTATGCtgttctctga